A stretch of Camelina sativa cultivar DH55 chromosome 18, Cs, whole genome shotgun sequence DNA encodes these proteins:
- the LOC104760951 gene encoding uncharacterized protein LOC104760951 isoform X1, with translation MKEFKPNMMKKELQRVESSGKAFASAEKKAWFGLSVLCQTRKIGGGVRAAVVIGGLGLYGATHSLSTMSMEVIELLSSTALLVSKTRSKLDLGFSPERAARGTTKRS, from the exons ATGAAGGAGTTCAAACCTAACATG ATGAAAAAAGAGTTGCAGAGAGTGGAATCTTCTGGTAAAGCTTTTGCATCCGCAG aaaaaaaagcATG GTTTGGACTCTCTGTTCTCTgtcaaacaagaaaaattggTGGTGGTGTTAGAGCTGCGGTGGTTATTGGTGGTCTCGGTCTTTACGGCGCTACGCACTCTCTCTCTACAATGTCGATGGAGGTCATCGAGCTATTGTCTTCAACCGCCTTGTTGGTATCAAAGACAAG GTCAAAATTGGACTTAGGGTTCTCACCAGAGAGAG CAGCTAGAGGAACAACCAAGCGTTCTTAA
- the LOC104760951 gene encoding uncharacterized protein LOC104760951 isoform X3, giving the protein MKEFKPNMMKKELQRVESSGKAFASAEKKAWFGLSVLCQTRKIGGGVRAAVVIGGLGLYGATHSLSTMSMEVIELLSSTALLVSKTSS; this is encoded by the exons ATGAAGGAGTTCAAACCTAACATG ATGAAAAAAGAGTTGCAGAGAGTGGAATCTTCTGGTAAAGCTTTTGCATCCGCAG aaaaaaaagcATG GTTTGGACTCTCTGTTCTCTgtcaaacaagaaaaattggTGGTGGTGTTAGAGCTGCGGTGGTTATTGGTGGTCTCGGTCTTTACGGCGCTACGCACTCTCTCTCTACAATGTCGATGGAGGTCATCGAGCTATTGTCTTCAACCGCCTTGTTGGTATCAAAGACAAG CAGCTAG
- the LOC104760951 gene encoding uncharacterized protein LOC104760951 isoform X2, protein MKEFKPNMMKKELQRVESSGKAFASAEKKAWFGLSVLCQTRKIGGGVRAAVVIGGLGLYGATHSLSTMSMEVIELLSSTALLVSKTRSKLDLGFSPERARGTTKRS, encoded by the exons ATGAAGGAGTTCAAACCTAACATG ATGAAAAAAGAGTTGCAGAGAGTGGAATCTTCTGGTAAAGCTTTTGCATCCGCAG aaaaaaaagcATG GTTTGGACTCTCTGTTCTCTgtcaaacaagaaaaattggTGGTGGTGTTAGAGCTGCGGTGGTTATTGGTGGTCTCGGTCTTTACGGCGCTACGCACTCTCTCTCTACAATGTCGATGGAGGTCATCGAGCTATTGTCTTCAACCGCCTTGTTGGTATCAAAGACAAG GTCAAAATTGGACTTAGGGTTCTCACCAGAGAGAG CTAGAGGAACAACCAAGCGTTCTTAA
- the LOC104760951 gene encoding uncharacterized protein LOC104760951 isoform X4 codes for MKEFKPNMMKKELQRVESSGKAFASAEKKAWFGLSVLCQTRKIGGGVRAAVVIGGLGLYGATHSLSTMSMEVIELLSSTALLVSKTS; via the exons ATGAAGGAGTTCAAACCTAACATG ATGAAAAAAGAGTTGCAGAGAGTGGAATCTTCTGGTAAAGCTTTTGCATCCGCAG aaaaaaaagcATG GTTTGGACTCTCTGTTCTCTgtcaaacaagaaaaattggTGGTGGTGTTAGAGCTGCGGTGGTTATTGGTGGTCTCGGTCTTTACGGCGCTACGCACTCTCTCTCTACAATGTCGATGGAGGTCATCGAGCTATTGTCTTCAACCGCCTTGTTGGTATCAAAGACAAG CTAG
- the LOC104760949 gene encoding GATA transcription factor 24, producing MKAATNPEILEVDDEGCENDDLVDDVYAAEQIGSEGVSTKPSRTSELTLSFEGEVFVFPAVTPDKVKTVLLLLGGRDIPTPVPTLKLPFENSRGVGDNPRRSNLSRRLASLVRFREKRKERCFDKKIRYTVRKEVAQRMHRNNGQFVSVRDGSNWEATQGGLQDGTLHSETATRRCEHCGVDESNTPAMRRGPAGPRTLCNACGLMWANKGTLRDLSKGARNLSVSQIEPETQIDIKPLYTEDSSKQDKNGVSVDPTKAIQEFPLDTDGNPDVKGLQEADEDMASYLPVGMLSSSADDDDQEPLVNLANPSDTDFDIPSSFD from the exons ATGAAGGCTGCGACGAATCCAGAGATACTTGAGGTTGATGACGAAGGATGTGAAAATGATGATTTGGTGGATGATGTTTATGCGGCAGAGCAAATTGGCTCAGAAGGTGTTTCAACGAAACCCTCAAGAACCAGTGAGCTCACTCTCTCCTTTGAAGGAGAGGTCTTTGTCTTTCCTGCTGTCACACCTGACAAg GTGAAAACTGTTCTCTTGCTATTGGGAGGGCGTGATATACCTACTCCTGTTCCAACACTTAAACTTCCATTTGAGAATAGCAGG GGTGTAGGTGATAATCCCAGGCGGTCAAATCTGTCAAGACGACTAGCTTCTCTAGTTAGGTTCCGTGAGAAGCGTAAGGAAAGATGTTTTGACAAGAAAATTAGATATACTGTGAGAAAAGAAGTTGCGCAGAG GATGCACCGTAATAATGGACAGTTTGTTTCCGTTAGAGATGGTTCGAACTGGGAAGCTACCCAGGGTGGCCTTCAAGATGGCACATTGCACTCTGAAACTGC CACGAGGAGATGTGAGCACTGTGGGGTTGATGAAAGTAATACTCCTGCAATGCGCCGAGGGCCAGCTGGACCGAGGACTTTGTGTAATGCTTGTGGTCTTATGTGGGCCAACAAG GGAACGTTGAGAGATCTCAGCAAAGGAGCCAGAAATCTTTCTGTGTCTCAGATTGAACCT GAGACCCAAATAGATATCAAACCACTCTACACAGAAGACTCTAGCAAGCAGGATAAAAAT GGAGTTTCAGTAGATCCTACTAAAGCAATACAAGAGTTTCCACTTGATACCGATGGCAATCCCGATGTTAAG GGTCTGCAAGAAGCAGATGAAGATATGGCCAGTTATTTACCTGTTGGAATGCTGTCCTCATCGgccgatgatgatgatcaa GAACCTCTTGTGAATCTGGCTAATCCATCTGATACAGACTTTGATATACCTTCTAGCTTTGATTAG